A part of Ignavibacteriales bacterium genomic DNA contains:
- the ispD gene encoding 2-C-methyl-D-erythritol 4-phosphate cytidylyltransferase, with protein sequence MRTYAIIPAGGKGKRAGGKTPKQYLKLKGKEMIAHTLDIFQQSPFVDEIIAAVDNSYFDLLKKLKKKYAITKLTKVVCGGVERQDSVYNALKSINAEKDDLIIIHDAARPLLPMNVLQDAIKTAVKRGNSIVCIKAKDTLLKGRELVQHYIDRTDVLYVQTPQIFKYADIMLAMKKAYEENLICTDESTLAFRVGIKINIVEGSAFNFKVTTKEDVDIIRKLIK encoded by the coding sequence ATGAGAACTTACGCAATAATTCCTGCTGGAGGAAAAGGCAAAAGAGCAGGCGGAAAGACTCCAAAGCAGTATCTAAAATTGAAGGGCAAAGAGATGATTGCTCACACGCTTGATATTTTCCAGCAAAGTCCATTTGTTGATGAAATTATCGCGGCAGTAGATAATTCATATTTTGATTTGCTCAAAAAGTTGAAAAAGAAATATGCCATAACAAAGCTTACTAAAGTTGTTTGTGGAGGGGTGGAACGTCAGGATTCTGTTTACAACGCTTTAAAATCTATCAACGCTGAAAAGGATGACCTGATAATTATTCACGATGCAGCCCGACCTCTTCTGCCGATGAACGTTTTACAAGATGCCATAAAAACCGCTGTAAAGCGCGGTAATTCAATTGTATGCATAAAGGCAAAGGATACATTACTCAAAGGCAGAGAGTTGGTACAGCATTACATTGACAGAACGGATGTTTTATACGTTCAAACACCGCAAATATTTAAGTATGCAGATATTATGCTTGCGATGAAAAAAGCTTATGAGGAAAATCTGATTTGTACCGATGAATCAACTCTCGCATTTAGGGTGGGTATAAAAATAAATATAGTGGAAGGCTCGGCATTTAATTTCAAAGTGACTACTAAGGAGGATGTAGATATAATCAGAAAGTTGATAAAGTAA
- the queA gene encoding tRNA preQ1(34) S-adenosylmethionine ribosyltransferase-isomerase QueA, whose product MKLSDFKYNLPKNLIPKYPVTPRDKSRLLVLNRETQEMENKVFTDVIDYMEKGDVMVVNETRVFQARLFGKKEKTQAKIEVFLLRELNTTECIWDVIVDPARKVRIGNKIYFDDKLWCEIIDNTTSRGRTVRFNQPNVFKAVDKIGHTPLPPYIKRESEPSDKENYQTVFAKVDGSVAAPTAGLHFSEKLVEKILKKGIHIVPVILHIGLGTFRPVEVEDLTKHKMDSEFFEVPAKSAEIINKAMNAKHNVFVVGTSASRALESSTTADGFVKPTRGWTDKFIFPPYDFKVTKKLITNFHLAESTLIMLVAALGDTEFVMKAYKKAVKENYRFLSYGDAMMIL is encoded by the coding sequence ATGAAGTTATCAGATTTTAAATACAATCTGCCAAAAAATTTAATCCCGAAATATCCCGTAACTCCGAGAGATAAATCACGCCTGCTTGTTCTCAATAGAGAAACGCAGGAAATGGAGAACAAAGTATTTACCGATGTAATTGATTACATGGAAAAGGGCGATGTAATGGTAGTAAATGAAACGCGTGTTTTTCAAGCAAGGTTGTTTGGGAAAAAAGAAAAAACACAGGCAAAAATCGAAGTATTTTTATTGCGAGAACTCAACACAACTGAATGCATCTGGGATGTCATTGTTGATCCTGCGCGAAAAGTTAGAATAGGAAACAAAATTTATTTTGATGATAAACTTTGGTGTGAAATTATTGACAACACTACATCTCGCGGTCGAACGGTTCGTTTCAATCAGCCAAATGTGTTTAAGGCTGTTGATAAAATTGGGCACACACCCCTGCCGCCATACATTAAAAGAGAATCCGAACCATCGGACAAAGAAAATTATCAGACAGTATTTGCTAAAGTTGATGGGTCTGTTGCTGCACCAACCGCAGGGCTCCACTTCTCTGAAAAATTAGTGGAAAAGATTCTGAAAAAAGGAATCCACATCGTACCTGTAATTCTTCATATAGGATTAGGGACTTTTAGACCTGTGGAAGTTGAAGATTTAACAAAGCATAAGATGGACTCGGAATTTTTTGAAGTTCCGGCAAAATCTGCGGAAATAATTAACAAAGCAATGAATGCAAAACACAATGTATTCGTAGTAGGAACAAGTGCAAGTCGTGCTTTGGAATCAAGCACCACCGCTGACGGTTTTGTAAAGCCCACGAGGGGGTGGACAGACAAATTCATTTTTCCACCGTATGATTTTAAGGTAACCAAAAAATTAATAACAAACTTCCACCTTGCTGAATCAACTTTAATAATGCTGGTTGCTGCTTTAGGTGATACAGAATTCGTTATGAAGGCGTATAAGAAAGCCGTTAAGGAAAACTATCGGTTCCTTAGTTATGGTGATGCGATGATGATTCTATGA
- a CDS encoding pyruvate, phosphate dikinase, with translation MEKTHKYVYYFGGKKAEGKAEMKELLGGKGANLAEMVNIGLPVPAGFTISTEVCTYYYANKRKYPKELNKQVNDALAKVEKQMGAKFGDTENTLLVSVRSGARASMPGMMETILNVGLNDVTREGLIRKTGNPRFVYDSQRRLIQMYSDVVMEKAAGIEVSDGRGIRYHLEKELEKMKEKRGVHSDTDLTSDDLKELIEIYRAKVLEVLNKPFPEDPMEQLWGAIGAVFASWNGKRAISYRRFEGIPDDWGTAVNIQSMVFGNMGDTSATGVAFTRNPATGENHFYGEWLANAQGEDVVAGTRTPNPINEVGKSEHNKHLSSLETAMPEVYKDLHQIQHNLEHHYKNMLDIEFTIQEGHLYMLQCRVGKRNGPAAIKMALDMYHEKLISKEEAVMRVEPSQLDELLHPIIDASVEKKSKVIAKGLPAGPGGAAGQVVFNANDAVAWNKAGKQVILVREETNPEDIEGMRAAEAILTARGGMTSHAALVARGWGKCCIVGAGGIKINYDEKYLTVGDSKIAEGEWLTLNGTKGYVYAGQLPMIKSADENPYFRELMKLCDQVRRLKIRTNADTPDDAVKARSFGAEGIGLFRTEHMFYGKHSEEPLFKLRKMIVSKTEAERRAALDELFPHVKNDMKGTLEAMDGFPVTIRTLDPPLHEFVPNRIEEREKLASSLGISLDELNERAEALHENNPMMGHRGVRLGITYPEITEMQVRAIFEATAELIKEGKKPFPEIMIPVVGIETELKHQYEIIKKVYAEVIEKFGVKKIPHLVGTMIEIPRAALTADKIAGYAQFFSFGTNDLTQMGFGYSRDDIGGFLKDYIEKKILPEDPFQVIDIEGIGQLMQIAVSKGRSIRPDIKLGICGEHGGEPASVEFCHRIGLNYVSCSPFRVPIAKLAAARAMIKEMSSAKKAKAKPAVKSAKKKTAIRKKK, from the coding sequence ATGGAAAAAACTCATAAGTACGTTTATTACTTTGGCGGAAAAAAAGCCGAAGGAAAAGCCGAGATGAAAGAACTTCTCGGCGGCAAAGGTGCTAATCTTGCTGAGATGGTAAATATAGGTCTGCCTGTACCTGCAGGATTTACTATCTCGACTGAGGTCTGCACTTACTATTATGCTAATAAAAGAAAATATCCCAAAGAACTTAACAAGCAAGTAAATGATGCGCTTGCCAAAGTTGAAAAACAAATGGGGGCAAAATTCGGAGATACTGAAAATACCTTGCTTGTTTCTGTAAGAAGTGGTGCGAGGGCTTCGATGCCGGGAATGATGGAAACAATTCTAAACGTCGGTTTGAATGATGTTACCCGGGAAGGATTAATCAGAAAGACCGGAAATCCAAGGTTTGTTTACGATTCTCAAAGAAGATTAATTCAAATGTACTCCGATGTTGTAATGGAAAAAGCCGCAGGAATTGAAGTTTCTGATGGTAGGGGGATTCGATATCATCTTGAAAAAGAATTGGAAAAGATGAAAGAAAAAAGAGGTGTGCATTCAGACACCGACTTAACTTCTGACGACTTAAAAGAATTAATCGAAATCTATCGCGCAAAGGTTTTAGAAGTATTAAATAAACCCTTCCCCGAAGATCCAATGGAACAGCTTTGGGGCGCAATTGGTGCTGTGTTTGCAAGTTGGAATGGTAAGCGCGCAATTTCTTACAGACGGTTCGAAGGTATTCCGGATGATTGGGGAACTGCAGTTAATATTCAATCCATGGTTTTTGGAAATATGGGGGACACTTCAGCAACAGGTGTTGCTTTTACAAGAAATCCCGCAACCGGAGAAAATCATTTTTACGGTGAGTGGCTTGCTAATGCACAGGGGGAAGATGTTGTAGCCGGAACGAGAACTCCAAATCCAATAAATGAAGTTGGGAAGAGTGAACACAACAAACATCTCTCATCGCTTGAAACCGCAATGCCCGAAGTTTATAAAGACCTTCATCAAATTCAGCATAATCTTGAACATCATTATAAAAATATGCTTGATATAGAGTTCACAATTCAGGAAGGTCATCTTTACATGCTTCAGTGCCGCGTGGGAAAAAGAAACGGTCCTGCCGCTATTAAAATGGCGCTCGATATGTATCATGAAAAATTAATTTCAAAAGAAGAAGCTGTAATGCGCGTTGAGCCTTCTCAACTTGATGAGCTTCTTCACCCGATAATTGATGCAAGCGTTGAAAAAAAATCCAAAGTAATTGCGAAAGGACTTCCAGCAGGTCCCGGCGGCGCTGCAGGTCAGGTTGTATTTAATGCTAATGATGCAGTTGCATGGAATAAAGCAGGCAAGCAGGTAATTTTAGTCCGCGAAGAAACAAATCCGGAAGATATCGAAGGCATGCGAGCCGCTGAAGCTATTCTTACGGCAAGAGGCGGAATGACAAGTCACGCTGCTCTTGTTGCAAGAGGATGGGGCAAATGTTGTATCGTTGGCGCAGGAGGAATTAAAATAAATTATGATGAAAAATATCTAACTGTTGGAGACTCTAAAATTGCCGAAGGTGAATGGCTGACTTTGAACGGCACAAAAGGTTATGTGTATGCGGGTCAATTGCCGATGATTAAATCAGCCGATGAAAATCCTTACTTCAGAGAATTGATGAAGCTGTGCGATCAGGTTAGAAGATTGAAGATAAGAACCAATGCTGATACTCCGGATGATGCAGTTAAAGCCCGTTCATTTGGAGCCGAAGGAATTGGTCTTTTCAGAACAGAACATATGTTTTACGGAAAACATTCCGAAGAACCATTATTCAAACTGAGAAAAATGATTGTTTCTAAAACCGAAGCTGAACGAAGAGCAGCTCTTGATGAACTGTTCCCGCATGTTAAAAACGATATGAAAGGAACTCTCGAAGCAATGGACGGATTTCCGGTTACAATCAGAACTCTTGATCCCCCCTTACATGAGTTTGTTCCAAACAGAATTGAAGAAAGAGAAAAGCTTGCTTCAAGTCTTGGTATTTCACTTGATGAATTAAATGAGCGCGCTGAAGCATTACACGAAAACAATCCAATGATGGGGCATCGGGGTGTTCGGCTGGGTATCACTTATCCCGAAATTACAGAGATGCAAGTTCGGGCTATCTTTGAAGCTACGGCTGAATTGATAAAAGAGGGTAAAAAACCCTTCCCCGAAATAATGATCCCGGTAGTTGGAATTGAAACCGAATTAAAACATCAGTATGAAATAATTAAAAAAGTTTATGCTGAAGTAATTGAAAAATTCGGAGTCAAAAAAATTCCTCATCTCGTTGGAACAATGATAGAAATTCCAAGAGCAGCGTTGACTGCAGATAAAATTGCAGGCTATGCGCAGTTCTTTTCATTTGGTACAAACGACCTGACTCAAATGGGATTTGGATATTCAAGAGATGACATTGGCGGATTCCTAAAAGATTACATCGAAAAGAAAATCCTTCCCGAAGATCCTTTCCAGGTAATTGATATTGAAGGTATCGGTCAGTTAATGCAAATAGCTGTTTCAAAAGGCAGAAGCATTAGACCGGATATTAAACTTGGAATTTGCGGTGAACACGGCGGCGAACCAGCATCGGTCGAATTCTGTCATAGGATAGGGTTGAATTATGTAAGCTGTTCCCCCTTTAGAGTGCCGATTGCTAAGCTTGCAGCAGCGCGTGCTATGATCAAGGAAATGTCTTCTGCAAAAAAAGCAAAAGCTAAACCGGCAGTAAAATCTGCAAAGAAAAAAACTGCAATTAGAAAGAAAAAATAA
- the lpxK gene encoding tetraacyldisaccharide 4'-kinase — MKFLKLILIPFIPVYGAIISIRNFLFDKMFFESKSVNAKVTSVGNITLGGSGKTPTVIFVTNLLKNENKNVGVLSRGYGRSSTGYQLVSKGSGILTTVEQSGDEMYHTALECKVPAAVCENRVEGAVRLIEETGINFLVLDDAFQHRWIKRDVNLLVFEQRFLLSSDFFVHKLFPTGTLREPFSVVKRADAVIINRKFSEPEDIPIKRKKYFKDVPVFTAHYKAISFIDLNSKQEYNLEEFKGQKSLVVSGIANPFSFLNILRQTNVDTTNKMIFKDHKKYSLKEVERIRKKFYTSNSHSVVTTEKDAVKLSKYSKELDDIDIFYLKIILVMDDEIKFKKFLLNKLA; from the coding sequence ATGAAATTTCTGAAACTGATATTGATTCCCTTTATTCCTGTTTATGGAGCCATAATCAGCATCCGAAATTTTTTATTTGATAAAATGTTCTTTGAATCAAAATCTGTAAACGCAAAAGTCACATCTGTTGGAAACATAACGCTCGGCGGAAGTGGAAAGACTCCAACGGTAATATTCGTTACCAACCTTTTGAAGAATGAAAATAAAAATGTCGGCGTACTAAGCCGTGGATACGGCAGAAGCTCAACAGGGTATCAATTGGTTTCAAAAGGGAGCGGTATTTTAACAACTGTTGAACAAAGCGGTGATGAAATGTATCACACTGCTCTCGAGTGTAAAGTTCCTGCGGCAGTCTGCGAAAACAGAGTTGAAGGCGCTGTTCGGCTAATTGAAGAAACAGGGATAAATTTTTTGGTTCTTGATGATGCATTTCAGCATCGCTGGATAAAAAGAGATGTAAATCTACTGGTCTTTGAACAGAGATTTTTGTTATCGTCTGATTTTTTTGTCCATAAGCTTTTTCCTACAGGAACATTACGTGAACCATTCAGCGTTGTAAAAAGAGCGGATGCTGTAATTATTAATCGGAAATTTTCGGAGCCTGAAGATATTCCTATAAAGAGAAAAAAGTATTTTAAAGACGTGCCTGTATTTACCGCCCATTACAAAGCGATAAGTTTTATTGATCTTAATTCAAAACAGGAATACAACCTTGAAGAATTTAAAGGACAGAAATCATTAGTAGTGTCGGGAATAGCAAACCCATTTTCTTTTTTGAATATCCTTCGGCAGACTAATGTTGATACAACTAACAAAATGATTTTTAAGGATCATAAAAAATATTCATTAAAGGAAGTTGAAAGGATTAGAAAGAAATTTTATACAAGCAACTCACACTCTGTGGTAACAACTGAAAAGGATGCGGTAAAACTTTCTAAATACTCAAAGGAATTGGATGACATAGATATTTTCTATTTAAAAATCATTCTTGTGATGGATGATGAAATTAAATTCAAAAAATTTTTACTTAATAAACTTGCGTAA